The following are encoded together in the Nocardioides okcheonensis genome:
- a CDS encoding 3-oxoacyl-ACP reductase translates to MAGRIEGRTAVVTGGCSGIGLATVRRFVEEGARVVIGDIDDASGEALVAELGGSDVATYVHVDVTSKEEVDALFRTAKDTYGSVDIAFNNAGISPPEDDSILDTDLDAWRRVQEVNLTSVYLCCKAALPYMLEQKRGSIINTASFVAVMGAATSQISYSASKGGVLSMSRELGVQFAREGVRVNALCPGPVNTPLLKELFASDAERAARRLVHVPMGRFGEPEEMANAVLFLASDESSFMTANTFLVDGGISGAYVTPL, encoded by the coding sequence ATGGCAGGACGCATCGAGGGCCGCACGGCCGTCGTCACCGGCGGTTGCAGCGGCATCGGTCTCGCGACCGTGCGCCGCTTCGTCGAGGAGGGCGCGCGCGTCGTCATCGGCGACATCGACGACGCGTCGGGCGAGGCGCTCGTCGCCGAGCTCGGCGGCTCCGACGTCGCGACCTACGTCCACGTCGACGTGACGTCCAAGGAGGAGGTGGACGCCCTCTTCCGGACCGCCAAGGACACCTACGGCTCGGTCGACATCGCGTTCAACAACGCCGGCATCTCGCCCCCGGAGGACGACTCGATCCTCGACACCGACCTCGACGCGTGGCGCAGGGTGCAGGAGGTCAACCTCACCAGCGTCTACCTGTGCTGCAAGGCGGCGCTCCCCTACATGCTCGAGCAGAAGCGCGGCTCGATCATCAACACCGCGTCGTTCGTCGCCGTCATGGGTGCCGCCACCTCGCAGATCTCCTACTCGGCCTCCAAGGGCGGGGTGCTGTCGATGTCGCGCGAGCTCGGCGTGCAGTTCGCCCGCGAGGGCGTGCGGGTCAACGCCCTGTGCCCCGGGCCGGTCAACACGCCGCTGCTCAAGGAGCTGTTCGCCAGCGACGCCGAACGGGCCGCGCGCCGGCTCGTGCACGTGCCGATGGGTCGCTTCGGCGAGCCGGAGGAGATGGCCAACGCCGTGCTGTTCCTCGCCTCGGACGAGTCGAGCTTCATGACCGCCAACACCTTCCTGGTCGACGGCGGCATCTCCGGCGCGTACGTCACCCCGCTCTGA
- a CDS encoding gamma-glutamyl-gamma-aminobutyrate hydrolase family protein, with the protein MDAPVVGLTTYRQHAAWGVWRTTADLLPTEYAASVEAAGGVPLLLPPVATPGAASRVVARIDALVVAGGADVDPSRYGAEPHPRTAGWQPERDAWELALLAAADDADLPVLGICRGMQLMAVHGGGTLDQHTPDLVGHETHSPGGDAYGTVAVATTEGSRLAGLVGPEVEVSCHHHQSVATHPGFEAVAHAADGTLEAMEAPGERWCLAVQWHPETRVEIGLMAGLVAAARLRAGRTAS; encoded by the coding sequence GTGGACGCGCCCGTCGTCGGCCTCACGACCTACCGGCAGCACGCCGCGTGGGGCGTGTGGCGCACGACCGCCGACCTGCTGCCGACGGAGTACGCCGCCTCGGTCGAGGCGGCGGGCGGCGTGCCGCTGCTGCTGCCACCCGTCGCGACCCCCGGAGCCGCCTCGCGGGTCGTCGCCCGGATCGACGCGCTCGTGGTCGCGGGCGGCGCGGACGTCGACCCGTCGCGCTACGGCGCCGAGCCGCACCCGCGCACGGCCGGCTGGCAGCCCGAGCGCGACGCGTGGGAGCTCGCGCTGCTGGCCGCCGCCGACGACGCAGACCTCCCCGTGCTGGGCATCTGTCGCGGCATGCAGCTGATGGCGGTGCACGGGGGCGGGACGCTCGACCAGCACACCCCCGACCTGGTGGGCCACGAGACGCACTCCCCCGGCGGCGACGCGTACGGCACGGTCGCCGTGGCGACCACCGAGGGGTCACGCCTCGCCGGGCTCGTAGGTCCCGAGGTCGAGGTGAGCTGCCACCACCACCAGTCCGTGGCGACCCACCCCGGCTTCGAGGCGGTGGCCCACGCCGCCGACGGCACCCTCGAGGCGATGGAGGCGCCGGGCGAGCGCTGGTGCCTCGCGGTGCAGTGGCACCCCGAGACGCGCGTCGAGATCGGCCTGATGGCCGGCCTGGTGGCCGCCGCCCGGCTGCGCGCCGGGCGGACGGCCTCCTGA
- a CDS encoding FadR/GntR family transcriptional regulator — translation MSAQPHEHLTSAVLRPVRGHHAFEGCVEQLATAIRLGVYPVGSVLPPERELAQRMAVSRATLREAIAALRQAGLVETRRGRGGGSTVTSGARSRFTGGLARLSESTTAEWLDALEFRRVVEPGAAYLAATRVLTDGERERLTTAEAAVHDATGKRAHRQADSRFHLTLAALSGSARVQEAVTSVQSVLDTALASIPALDTNISHSHQQHRRICQAVLAGRPDRAREVMEDHCDDTAALLRGLLA, via the coding sequence ATGTCCGCGCAGCCGCACGAGCACCTCACCTCCGCGGTGCTGCGCCCGGTGCGGGGCCACCACGCGTTCGAGGGGTGCGTCGAGCAGCTCGCCACCGCGATCCGCCTCGGCGTCTACCCGGTCGGCAGCGTGCTGCCGCCCGAGCGGGAGCTCGCGCAGCGGATGGCGGTCAGCCGCGCCACCCTGCGCGAGGCGATCGCGGCGCTGCGGCAGGCCGGGCTGGTCGAGACCAGGCGCGGTCGCGGCGGCGGCTCGACGGTCACCTCCGGCGCCCGGTCACGCTTCACCGGCGGCCTGGCCCGGCTGTCGGAGTCGACCACCGCGGAGTGGCTCGACGCCCTCGAGTTCCGGCGGGTCGTGGAGCCCGGAGCGGCCTACCTCGCCGCGACGCGCGTCCTCACCGACGGCGAGCGCGAGCGCCTGACGACGGCCGAGGCGGCCGTGCACGACGCCACGGGCAAGCGCGCCCACCGCCAGGCCGACTCGCGGTTCCACCTGACCCTCGCCGCGCTCAGCGGGTCGGCGCGCGTCCAGGAGGCGGTCACCTCGGTGCAGTCCGTGCTCGACACCGCGCTGGCCTCGATCCCGGCGCTGGACACCAACATCAGCCACTCCCACCAGCAGCACCGCCGGATCTGCCAGGCCGTCCTCGCCGGACGGCCGGACCGCGCCCGCGAGGTGATGGAGGACCACTGCGACGACACGGCCGCGCTGCTGCGCGGCCTGCTCGCCTGA
- a CDS encoding VanZ family protein, protein MLHRHPFLSLLTVLYLGFVGLVTLTPGSDQPDYAGLAGRVLARLERYPGLDPLTSRLSVERIEFLANVGLFVPLGVFLLLLVGTRFWLVAMAAGIVLTSMIESVQREIPGRVSDPRDVAANSIGMFAGIVLAVLLTLPAAMRRRRERAVRQA, encoded by the coding sequence GTGCTGCACCGCCACCCGTTCCTCAGCCTGCTGACCGTCCTCTACCTGGGCTTCGTCGGGCTGGTGACGCTCACCCCGGGGTCCGACCAGCCCGACTACGCCGGGCTCGCCGGACGCGTGCTGGCGCGGCTGGAGCGCTACCCCGGCCTCGACCCGCTCACCAGCCGGCTCAGCGTGGAGCGCATCGAGTTCCTCGCCAACGTCGGGCTCTTCGTGCCGCTCGGCGTGTTCCTGCTGCTGCTCGTCGGGACCCGCTTCTGGCTGGTCGCGATGGCGGCGGGCATCGTGCTCACCTCGATGATCGAGAGCGTCCAGCGCGAGATCCCGGGCCGGGTCTCGGACCCGCGGGACGTGGCGGCCAACTCGATCGGCATGTTCGCGGGGATCGTGCTGGCTGTCCTGCTCACCCTCCCGGCAGCGATGCGTCGGCGGCGCGAGCGGGCGGTGCGGCAGGCGTGA
- a CDS encoding amino acid permease: MPPESTSQPSAPHLSEDEAHLAKLGYKQELARSWSGFSNFAISFSIISILAGCLTTYGAGIANGGPVSISWSWPIISVFILIIGFTMSELVSAMPTSGGIYYWSSKLGGPAAGFFTGWLNLIGLVAVTASVAYGCATFFHLTFLAWGWQDAFSLNTVFLFFLVILVFITVVNIFSSHLLAVINNVSVWWHVAGAAFLVVVLIVVPDQHLSVSQVFTDRFNGSGWADGSTSSLVYFFAIIPFGFILTQYTITGFDASVHLSEETQGAAKTAARGLWQSIFYSAVGGYILLLAVTFAIPQVDGAPDYASIPAGGVAYIFDTALGSTWGGLLLFVSSCAQLFCATACLTSTSRMMFAFSRDRAVPGSRLWSKVNAQRTPANAVIFAAALGAIITLPALKSVNGIPTAFYAVTSVSVIGLYFSFAIPIYLRWRAGDSFEVGSWNNGAKYKWMNLVAVIEIVVVGIMLMLPTSPFGAPWRDEFDWAAVNYAPIMVLGVLLLLALWWTTSAKKWFTGPVKTIDEDVVNAFD, translated from the coding sequence ATGCCCCCCGAGTCCACGTCCCAGCCGTCGGCCCCGCACCTGTCCGAGGACGAGGCGCACCTGGCCAAGCTCGGGTACAAGCAGGAGCTGGCCCGGTCCTGGTCGGGCTTCTCCAACTTCGCGATCTCGTTCTCGATCATCTCGATCCTCGCCGGCTGCCTCACCACCTACGGCGCCGGCATCGCCAACGGCGGACCCGTGTCGATCTCCTGGTCCTGGCCGATCATCTCGGTCTTCATCCTGATCATCGGCTTCACGATGTCCGAGCTGGTCTCGGCGATGCCGACCTCGGGCGGCATCTACTACTGGTCGTCGAAGCTCGGCGGTCCCGCCGCGGGCTTCTTCACCGGCTGGCTCAACCTCATCGGCCTGGTCGCGGTCACCGCGTCGGTGGCCTACGGCTGCGCGACGTTCTTCCACCTGACGTTCCTCGCCTGGGGCTGGCAGGACGCGTTCTCGCTGAACACCGTCTTCCTGTTCTTCCTGGTCATCCTGGTGTTCATCACCGTGGTCAACATCTTCTCCAGCCACCTGCTGGCCGTGATCAACAACGTCTCGGTCTGGTGGCACGTGGCCGGCGCGGCATTCCTGGTCGTCGTGCTCATCGTGGTGCCCGACCAGCACCTGAGCGTCTCGCAGGTCTTCACCGACCGGTTCAACGGCTCCGGGTGGGCGGACGGGTCGACGAGCAGCCTCGTCTACTTCTTCGCGATCATCCCGTTCGGCTTCATCCTCACCCAGTACACGATCACGGGCTTCGACGCGTCGGTGCACCTGTCCGAGGAGACCCAGGGGGCGGCCAAGACCGCGGCCAGGGGCCTCTGGCAGTCGATCTTCTACTCCGCAGTCGGGGGCTACATCCTGCTGCTGGCGGTCACCTTTGCGATCCCCCAAGTCGACGGCGCCCCCGACTACGCCAGCATCCCGGCCGGCGGTGTGGCCTACATCTTCGACACCGCGCTCGGCTCGACCTGGGGCGGCCTGCTGCTGTTCGTCTCGTCGTGCGCCCAGCTGTTCTGCGCGACCGCCTGCCTGACGTCGACGTCGCGGATGATGTTCGCGTTCAGCCGTGACCGCGCGGTGCCCGGATCGCGCCTGTGGTCGAAGGTCAACGCACAGCGCACGCCCGCCAACGCGGTCATCTTCGCCGCCGCCCTCGGCGCGATCATCACCCTCCCGGCCCTCAAGTCCGTCAACGGGATCCCGACCGCCTTCTACGCCGTCACCTCGGTGTCCGTGATCGGCCTGTACTTCTCGTTCGCGATCCCGATCTACCTGCGGTGGCGGGCCGGTGACTCCTTCGAGGTCGGCAGCTGGAACAACGGCGCGAAGTACAAGTGGATGAACCTGGTTGCCGTGATCGAGATCGTCGTGGTGGGCATCATGCTGATGCTGCCGACGTCGCCCTTCGGCGCGCCGTGGCGCGACGAG
- a CDS encoding universal stress protein, with the protein MSTHDHVETGTAGAVVVGVTGPGRETAALRLAAGVAHREGREVVLVHAFRTALPAPPQAALVSYAATADVAEWVVKEVEDELSGLAAGRVRFRSITVAGAPARVLADLSRDARVVVVQHRTDHGAGRLFTGSTVTGTATHAHCPVVSVPADWEPPASDAAGEVVVGVHEGGLPRPVLEAAFDWAESTGVPLRVLHAWRLDPAYDDIITARVADEWNHDKRVVLGTAVRALGNAHPGVTVDVEVRHQYPPEVLVDASRAASLVVIGRRGPHLWPGAHLGSLARTVLRAAHGPVMVVPVGRHDESPRDWDLLADEVSPQA; encoded by the coding sequence ATGAGCACGCACGACCACGTCGAGACCGGGACGGCCGGAGCCGTGGTGGTCGGCGTCACCGGTCCCGGTCGCGAGACCGCCGCGCTGCGCCTCGCCGCCGGTGTCGCGCACCGCGAGGGTCGCGAGGTGGTGCTCGTCCACGCGTTCCGCACGGCGCTGCCGGCGCCCCCGCAGGCCGCGTTGGTGTCCTACGCCGCGACGGCGGACGTCGCCGAGTGGGTCGTCAAGGAGGTCGAGGACGAGCTCTCCGGCCTCGCCGCCGGACGGGTCCGCTTCCGCAGCATCACCGTGGCGGGCGCCCCGGCCCGGGTGCTCGCGGACCTCTCCAGGGACGCGCGGGTCGTGGTGGTCCAGCACCGTACCGACCACGGCGCCGGTCGGCTCTTCACCGGCTCCACGGTCACCGGGACCGCCACCCACGCACACTGCCCGGTGGTCTCGGTGCCGGCGGACTGGGAGCCGCCGGCGAGCGACGCCGCGGGCGAGGTCGTGGTCGGCGTCCACGAGGGCGGGCTGCCGCGGCCCGTGCTCGAGGCAGCGTTCGACTGGGCCGAGTCGACCGGGGTCCCGCTGCGGGTCCTGCACGCGTGGCGCCTCGACCCGGCCTACGACGACATCATCACCGCGCGGGTCGCCGACGAGTGGAACCACGACAAGCGGGTCGTCCTCGGCACCGCGGTACGCGCGCTCGGGAACGCCCACCCCGGCGTCACCGTCGACGTCGAGGTCCGCCACCAGTACCCGCCCGAGGTGCTCGTCGACGCGTCCCGGGCGGCGTCGCTCGTGGTGATCGGCCGCCGCGGCCCACACCTGTGGCCGGGCGCGCACCTCGGCTCGCTGGCCCGCACGGTGCTGCGGGCGGCCCACGGACCCGTGATGGTCGTCCCCGTGGGCCGGCACGACGAGTCGCCCCGCGACTGGGACCTCCTCGCCGACGAGGTGTCCCCCCAGGCCTGA
- a CDS encoding aldehyde dehydrogenase family protein produces MSTLINPATGEELDSSPALATLDDADAAIQRAHDAFPAWRDVAPGERARLLRAFAAVVDDHLEELARLEVLNAGHTVGNARWEAGNVRDCLNYYSAAPERLFGRQIPVAGGTDLTFHEPLGVVGIIVPWNFPMPIAAWGFAPALAAGNTVVLKPAELTPLTAIRIGELARLAGLPEGVLTVVPGQGSVVGQRFVTHPLVRKVCFTGSTAVGKQIMAGCADQVKRVTLELGGKSANIVFADTDVAAAAASAPYAVFDNAGQDCCARSRILVQRSAYDEFVGRLETAVRALRVIDPADERSEMGPLVSAGQRDAVQRYLDGATVAFTGSAPDGPGWWLPPTVVESTDTSEAIWREEVFGPVVAVMPFDDEDEAVALANDSDYGLSGSIFTSDVGRALRVARRVEAGNLSVNSHSSVRYWTPFGGYKQSGLGRELGPDAPDAFTEEKNVFIAH; encoded by the coding sequence ATGAGCACGTTGATCAATCCGGCCACCGGCGAGGAGCTCGACTCCTCCCCCGCACTCGCCACGCTCGACGACGCCGACGCCGCGATCCAGCGCGCCCACGACGCGTTCCCCGCCTGGCGCGACGTCGCGCCCGGGGAGCGCGCGCGGCTGCTGCGCGCCTTCGCCGCCGTCGTCGACGACCACCTCGAGGAGCTGGCCCGGCTCGAGGTGCTCAACGCGGGCCACACCGTCGGCAACGCCCGCTGGGAGGCGGGCAACGTCCGCGACTGCCTGAACTACTACTCCGCGGCCCCCGAGCGCCTCTTCGGCCGGCAGATCCCCGTCGCCGGCGGCACCGACCTCACGTTCCACGAGCCGCTCGGCGTCGTCGGGATCATCGTGCCCTGGAACTTCCCGATGCCGATCGCCGCGTGGGGCTTCGCGCCCGCGCTCGCGGCCGGCAACACGGTGGTGCTCAAGCCGGCCGAGCTCACCCCGCTCACCGCGATCCGGATCGGCGAGCTCGCCCGGCTCGCGGGACTGCCCGAGGGCGTGCTCACGGTCGTGCCGGGGCAGGGCTCGGTCGTCGGCCAGCGGTTCGTCACCCACCCGCTGGTCCGCAAGGTCTGCTTCACGGGATCCACGGCGGTCGGCAAGCAGATCATGGCCGGCTGCGCCGACCAGGTGAAGCGGGTCACCCTCGAGCTCGGAGGCAAGAGCGCCAACATCGTCTTCGCCGACACCGACGTGGCCGCGGCGGCCGCCAGCGCGCCGTACGCCGTGTTCGACAACGCCGGCCAGGACTGCTGCGCGCGCTCGCGGATCCTCGTCCAGCGCTCGGCCTACGACGAGTTCGTCGGGCGCCTCGAGACCGCGGTCAGGGCGCTGCGCGTCATCGACCCCGCCGACGAGCGGAGCGAGATGGGCCCGCTGGTCTCGGCCGGGCAGCGCGACGCCGTGCAGCGCTACCTCGACGGCGCCACCGTCGCCTTCACCGGCAGCGCGCCCGACGGACCCGGGTGGTGGCTGCCGCCGACGGTCGTCGAGTCGACCGACACGTCCGAAGCGATCTGGCGTGAGGAGGTCTTCGGACCCGTCGTCGCGGTCATGCCGTTCGACGACGAGGACGAGGCGGTCGCGCTGGCCAACGACAGCGACTACGGCCTGTCCGGCTCGATCTTCACCTCCGACGTGGGTCGCGCGCTGCGCGTGGCCCGCCGCGTCGAGGCCGGCAACCTCTCGGTCAACAGCCACTCCTCGGTCCGCTACTGGACGCCGTTCGGCGGCTACAAGCAGTCCGGGCTCGGCCGCGAGCTCGGGCCGGACGCGCCCGACGCGTTCACGGAGGAGAAGAACGTCTTCATCGCCCACTGA
- a CDS encoding glutamine synthetase family protein → MTTRNDRHLSLDALRSLIEEGEVDTVVLAFTDMQGRLQGKRLHGRYFLDHVVGHGTEGCNYLLGVDVDMNTVSGYAMTSWEQGYGDMEFVMDERTIRLLPWLPATAMVQCDLEWTDHTPVTASPRAILTRQLDRVAERGWVAYAGTELELVVYEDTYEEARRKGYRDLVPANDYNVDYSILGTTKLEPLLRDIRNHMYAAGLDVEGAKGECNFGQHEVGFLYADALTTADNHVVYKNAAKEIAAQHGKSVTFMAKPNQREGSSCHIHLSLRGADGELVFWDEEAGTRTPLYDQFIAGVLATAADFTLLFAPNVNSYKRFADGSFAPTTLGWGLDNRTCAVRLVGRGAGARMENRIPGADTNPYLALAAMVAGGLHGIEHELELEPELTGNAYSSDKPRVPSTMGAARELFHSSAVVRAALGDDVVDHYANMADVELAAYNAAVTDWELVRGFERL, encoded by the coding sequence GTGACCACTCGCAACGACCGCCACCTCAGCCTCGACGCCCTGCGCAGCCTCATCGAGGAGGGCGAGGTCGACACGGTCGTCCTCGCCTTCACCGACATGCAGGGCCGGCTCCAGGGCAAGCGGCTGCACGGCCGCTACTTCCTCGACCACGTCGTCGGGCACGGCACGGAGGGCTGCAACTACCTGCTCGGCGTCGACGTCGACATGAACACCGTGTCCGGCTACGCGATGACCTCGTGGGAGCAGGGCTACGGCGACATGGAGTTCGTGATGGACGAGCGCACCATCCGGCTGCTGCCGTGGCTCCCCGCGACCGCGATGGTGCAGTGCGACCTCGAGTGGACCGACCACACGCCGGTGACGGCGTCGCCGCGCGCGATCCTCACCCGCCAGCTCGACCGCGTCGCCGAGCGCGGCTGGGTGGCGTACGCCGGGACCGAGCTCGAGCTGGTCGTCTACGAGGACACCTACGAGGAGGCGCGGCGCAAGGGCTACCGCGACCTCGTCCCCGCCAACGACTACAACGTCGACTACTCCATCCTCGGCACCACCAAGCTCGAGCCGCTGCTGCGCGACATCCGCAACCACATGTACGCCGCGGGGCTCGACGTCGAGGGCGCCAAGGGCGAGTGCAACTTCGGCCAGCACGAGGTCGGCTTCCTCTACGCCGACGCGCTGACGACCGCCGACAACCACGTCGTCTACAAGAACGCCGCCAAGGAGATCGCCGCGCAGCACGGCAAGTCAGTGACCTTCATGGCCAAGCCCAACCAGCGTGAGGGCAGCTCCTGCCACATCCACCTCTCGCTGCGCGGCGCCGACGGCGAGCTGGTGTTCTGGGACGAGGAGGCCGGCACGCGCACGCCGCTCTACGACCAGTTCATCGCGGGCGTCCTCGCGACCGCGGCGGACTTCACGCTGCTGTTCGCCCCGAACGTCAACTCCTACAAGCGCTTCGCCGACGGGTCGTTCGCGCCCACGACGCTGGGCTGGGGGCTCGACAACCGCACCTGCGCGGTCCGCCTCGTCGGCCGCGGTGCGGGCGCCCGGATGGAGAACCGGATCCCCGGCGCGGACACCAACCCCTACCTCGCCCTGGCCGCGATGGTCGCCGGCGGCCTGCACGGCATCGAGCACGAGCTGGAGCTCGAGCCCGAGCTGACCGGCAACGCCTACTCCTCCGACAAGCCGCGGGTGCCTTCGACGATGGGCGCCGCGCGTGAGCTGTTCCACTCCTCGGCGGTGGTCCGGGCGGCCCTGGGCGACGACGTCGTCGACCACTACGCCAACATGGCCGACGTCGAGCTCGCCGCCTACAACGCCGCCGTCACCGACTGGGAGCTCGTCCGCGGCTTCGAGAGGTTGTGA
- a CDS encoding Acg family FMN-binding oxidoreductase, with amino-acid sequence MAERQAVPERVVRRVVGAACLAPSVHNTQPWRWRTTGRGLELHADRRRQLEVTDPVGRNLVISCGAALHHARVAADALGWDVTVERHPDPRRPDLLARLVLRPGSPPPHGADVLDLLVRRTTDRRRFTSWPVPEERLEHLAAVAHECGARGIALTEVSERFRAERLVLLAAQLQRSRPTARAEQEEWVDRGPVDGIPHQVLPESTHRVGTYAQRFDTSPLHPVPSPDLESSDGLVVLFDGHDDVPAWLRAGEGLTALWLAAVREGLSVVPLSQVVEVPETRRAFQHDVLGGLAHPLVLVRVGWQAIGRDDLARTPRRPLDDVLDAD; translated from the coding sequence ATGGCGGAGCGGCAGGCGGTCCCCGAACGCGTCGTGCGGCGGGTCGTGGGGGCGGCGTGCCTGGCGCCGAGCGTGCACAACACCCAGCCCTGGCGCTGGCGCACGACGGGGCGCGGTCTCGAGCTGCACGCGGACCGGCGGCGCCAGCTCGAGGTCACCGACCCCGTGGGCCGCAACCTGGTCATCAGCTGCGGCGCCGCGCTGCACCACGCCCGCGTCGCGGCCGACGCCCTGGGGTGGGACGTCACCGTCGAGCGCCACCCGGACCCGCGACGACCCGACCTCCTCGCCCGGCTGGTGCTCCGACCCGGCTCCCCGCCACCGCACGGCGCCGACGTCCTCGACCTGCTGGTCCGGCGGACCACCGACCGGCGGCGCTTCACGTCCTGGCCGGTCCCGGAGGAGCGGCTCGAGCACCTCGCGGCGGTCGCGCACGAGTGCGGGGCCCGGGGAATCGCGCTCACCGAGGTGTCCGAGCGGTTCCGCGCCGAACGGCTCGTCCTCCTCGCCGCGCAGCTCCAGCGTTCGCGCCCGACCGCCCGCGCGGAGCAGGAGGAGTGGGTCGATCGCGGCCCGGTGGACGGCATCCCGCACCAGGTGCTGCCGGAGAGCACGCACCGGGTCGGGACCTACGCCCAGCGCTTCGACACCTCGCCGCTCCACCCCGTCCCCAGCCCCGACCTGGAGTCCTCGGACGGCCTCGTGGTGCTGTTCGACGGCCACGACGACGTCCCGGCGTGGCTGCGCGCCGGCGAGGGCCTGACCGCACTGTGGCTCGCCGCCGTCCGCGAGGGGCTGTCGGTGGTCCCGCTCAGCCAGGTGGTCGAGGTCCCCGAGACCCGCCGCGCCTTCCAGCACGACGTCCTCGGGGGTCTCGCACACCCGCTGGTCCTCGTCCGCGTGGGCTGGCAGGCCATCGGGCGCGACGACCTCGCCCGCACCCCGCGCCGGCCCCTCGACGACGTGCTCGACGCCGACTGA
- the ppk2 gene encoding polyphosphate kinase 2, whose translation MSTLDARGTGHAEDLDELLDLEDDLSPEGQEADDRAGEGGVPAWRQGYPYEKKLSRSDYEHTKRLLQIELLKLQAHVKDTGQKVAVLFEGRDAAGKGGAIKRFMEHLNPRGARIVALSVPTALEQSQWYFQRYVAHLPSAGEIVLFDRSWYNRAGVERVMGYCTPVEYLNFMREVPDLERMLTHADIHLVKLWFSVSRAEQAARFAARSSDPVRQWKLSPTDLASLDKWEAYTEAKEAMFFHTDTGDAPWTVIKSNDKKRARIEAMRVLLSGLDYPQKDHALVGTPDPLIVGPAALVHEDDEDPGRFFPSTSPQRRTS comes from the coding sequence ATGTCGACGCTGGACGCCCGGGGAACGGGCCATGCCGAGGACCTCGACGAGCTGCTCGACCTCGAGGACGACCTCAGCCCCGAGGGGCAGGAGGCGGACGACCGCGCCGGCGAGGGCGGGGTGCCGGCCTGGCGCCAGGGCTACCCGTACGAGAAGAAGCTCAGCCGCAGCGACTACGAGCACACCAAGCGGCTGCTCCAGATCGAGCTACTCAAGCTGCAGGCCCACGTCAAGGACACCGGCCAGAAGGTGGCCGTGCTGTTCGAGGGGCGTGACGCAGCCGGCAAGGGCGGTGCGATCAAGCGGTTCATGGAGCACCTGAACCCCCGTGGTGCCCGCATCGTCGCGCTCAGCGTGCCGACCGCGCTCGAGCAGTCGCAGTGGTACTTCCAGCGCTACGTCGCGCACCTGCCGAGCGCCGGGGAGATCGTCCTGTTCGACCGGTCCTGGTACAACCGCGCCGGGGTCGAGCGGGTGATGGGCTACTGCACCCCCGTGGAGTACCTCAACTTCATGCGGGAGGTGCCGGACCTCGAGCGGATGCTCACCCACGCGGACATCCACCTGGTCAAGCTGTGGTTCTCGGTGTCGCGGGCCGAGCAGGCGGCCCGCTTCGCCGCCCGGTCGTCCGACCCGGTGCGCCAGTGGAAGCTCTCGCCCACGGACCTCGCCAGCCTCGACAAGTGGGAGGCCTACACCGAGGCGAAGGAGGCGATGTTCTTCCACACCGACACCGGCGACGCCCCGTGGACGGTCATCAAGTCCAACGACAAGAAGCGTGCCCGGATCGAGGCGATGCGGGTGCTGCTGTCCGGCCTGGACTACCCGCAGAAGGACCACGCACTGGTCGGCACGCCCGACCCGCTCATCGTGGGGCCGGCGGCGCTGGTGCACGAGGACGACGAGGACCCGGGACGCTTCTTCCCGTCGACCAGCCCGCAGCGGAGGACCTCATGA